Below is a genomic region from Streptomyces roseoviridis.
AATTCAGCGGGCGGACCTAGTGGTGCGGGCGCCGGAGGCGGGGGTGCCGGTGATGCTGCTGGAGATCGACCGCCGCACCGGGGACGCGCACGATCTGGTGACCAAGCTGCGCCGGTACGGGGAAGTTGCGGCGGGTGACGTCCTGTTTCGCATTGGGATCCTGCCGTCGAGGGAAGAGGCAGGCCGCGCCAAGTACCTCGTGAGACGGGTCATACGGGCGGTGTCCAGGGTCCGGCCTGAGTGAATATGGTCGTCCGATGGCGCGTTCGAAGTCTTCGGGAGGGGAGAGTGTCGGTGGACATCGTCGCGATTATGGAAGCACTGGCCGAACAGGGCGTAACGGTGCTGTTCAAGGCCGACGCTGAGCGGATGGCAGAGAGGGGCAAGCCTTGGACCTTCGTCGCCAGTGGAGCGCCCTTGCGCGAGGACGTCCTTGTGCGCACCGATGCCGCGTCTGTGGAGCAATGCCTCGCAGCGTGCTTGCCCCGCCGGCGTGAGCTGGGCTTTTCGTTCCCTGAGTGAGAGAGCGGATGTGACCGAACCGCCGCCCTGGATGTCAGTGCCGGCTGCTTGCATGAGCCCATGGACACCGTGCACACGACCGCCGCTCTCCTCCCGGGCCCCGCCGAGCTCCGCGCGCACCTGCGCGCGCTCGCCGTGCTGGACCAGGCGATCTGCCGCGACCCGCGGTTCTCCCGCTACTCCTTCTCCACCACCTGGGGGCCTGGGACGGAGGCGGCCCTGATGGACAACGGCTCGGGTGACGACTTCTCCGTCCTCTTCACCCCGGCCGGTGTGCTCGTCCACGGCTTCGACCACTTGTCGGAGATGAGCCCGTACGCCACGGACGACGAACAGGTCTGGCCCGGTGTCATCGACGAGGTGCCCGCCGCGCTGCGCCCGCTCCTGGACGACCCCGCCTTTGTCGACGAGGGCCTCGGCGCCCCGCGGGTCACCGCCTGCCTGTGGTGGGAGGCCGGCGGCAGCGCCTGGCGCACCGGCTCGGGCATCGAGTTCCCCTCGGGCAGCCCGGACCCGGACGGCGCCGGACACCTCTTCCGCCTCCTCACCGACCGCTCCCCCGAGGCCGTCCAGGCGCACTTCGAGGAGGACTACGGGCGGCCCGTCCCTCTCGACACCGTCCGCCACGTCCTCGCAGGCCACCCCCCGACCCCCGAAGCCGCCCGCGGCCTCAACCCGGCCGCCCTCTCCGACGAGGCCCTGCTCCGACGGATCGCCGCAGACCCCGAGGTCGAGGCGTACCTCGCCTGCGACGGCGAGTTCGACCTCACGCGGACCGACCCCATCGAGTCGATCGCTCTGCCGGGCGGTCTCCCGGTGGAGCCCGTGGCCGGCTGCAACGCGGGAGGCACCCACTATCTCTGCGGCCCGGCCGGCTCCGACCTCGTCCGCCCCGTCCTCTACACCGACTCCGAGGGCCAGGCTTCCCTCATTGCGGAGTCCCTCGCCGAGGCCCTGACCCTGGCCATCGTCCTCCCCTCCTGGCACGACGCCCTGGCCGGCTTCCGTCCCCCCGCGCTCAACGCCGACTACCTTGAGGACAACCCGGACCACCCCGAGGTCCGCGACCGCCTCCTCGCCGCCCTCCGCCTCCCCCCGGCCACCGAGGCCGAGGTCCTGGCCCGCCTCCTCACCACGGCCGCCCGCACCGTCCCGGACGGCTTCCTCCCTTCGGTCGAGGCGAGGAGGGCGCGGCCTTCAAACCGATGCTCCGTCTGCCGGCCGAGGAGGACAGCCCTGCCGTGCGCCGCCTTCCGGACCGCCGATGTCCTGCCGTGCTGCAGAGGGACGTGGATCTCACGTAGGTGCACTTGGAGGCTGACCGGCTACCTGTCGGGCGTTTGCGCAGGCAGCACGGTGGATCCGGCGTGGCGCGTTGAGGTGCCGGGCAAGGAGGGCCTCGTGGGCTTGGTGGATGCTGTGACCGGAATCGTGATCGACGAAACGTGACCGGGGGAGCCTCCGGAACGTGATGCGGCTCAAGGCCTGCCCGTCCATGTGCCGGTCCGGACGCGTACTCGGTCACCTCGTTCTTGTACGCGCTTATCGGCGACCTCGACGACGGTGCCACCGTCTGCACCATCCACGGCGGACCATTGTCAATGGCCACCCCGACCACTGACCGGTGACCAGCGGGGGTCCCCTCCATGACCAGCTTCCGCGCGGCAGACCGTCCGCATTCGCACTGGCTCGTCCTCGTCGACCTCCCGCCCGGTCAGGGCTGGCGGAACGGCTACCGGTCCTGCGCGAGAGGCGCCCCCGCTCCTTCAGCGGGCCGCCGACGCCGCCCTGTACGAAGGCCGACATTCGGGCCGGGCGGTCTTGGCGACCGCCGCGCACGCCTCCGTGCCGCAACGGGCGCCGCGCGGGCAGGCCGGGCACGGCGGTGTGGGGGCGTGCGGCATGAGCACCGCTGCCCTTCCGCCAACGGGTGACTGGATCCGGGGTATCAGCGTCAAGCGCCGCACGCCGCCTGCCTCCTCGTCGGGGCCAAGACGATCGAGAACATGCCCCAGGCGTGGTCGTGGCGAGGCTGGCTGTTTCTACACACGAGCCAGAAGAGCGACCGACGTCGTCGACAGGTGACCTCGAATCACCAGGGGCCTTGCCGTGCACCCAGGACGTCAGTGCGGCCTCGGGCGGAGGTTGTACAAGGTCAAACTGTGGTTGTACGCAGGCCGAAAAACGCTCAACCCATTACCCGATGCGCACCACGACCTCGCATCCCTAGGGTCTTGTCGAACCCACTCGGTGAATCCAAAGGAAAGGGATGGATCAGATGCGAACGACAGCCCGACGCCGTATGAAAGTGGTTGTGGCGGTGGCGGTTATCGGTGTTTCCGCGTTGGCGACTACCACCGCAAGCGCCCAGCAGCCGAACCAGCAGACTGCCATTTCCGAGCCCGCCCCCCAAAACGCGGCCGCCCAGGCCATCAACACGACGGTCGACGCCAACAGCCAGCTGCGCTGGGGACCCTACCTGAGCAGCCGCAAGGCCGGCGTGACCGGCGCCAAGTCCAGCTTCTACGTTGAGTGCTACAAGCGCGGCTCGGACTACAACGACGGCAAACACCACACCGACATCTGGTACCGGGGCGTGGTCACCGACGAATCGACCAGCCACACCTACAGAAACGTCTACTCCTGGGGCGGCAACGTGAACACCCCGCACGACCCGCCGGCAGGCCTCGGCCGCTGCTGACCCCCACGCACACCACGACGAAACCGTGCCGGTGCGCCCCGCGACGCGCCGGGGAGCACCGGGCCGCTGCCGACCGGTCAAGACCGGCCGAAGGGCCGTTTCGGACCGCTCACAGGCCGACTCACAAGGAGCACGGATGACCTGCAAGAACCACACCGCCACCATCGCCGGAGCGTCCCAGCGAAAGCCGGCTGGCCGGCTGCGGCAGCTGCCACGGATCACCGCAGGCGCCATGCTCCTGGTCCTGGCGGCCGCAGGTGCGGCCCAGGCAAGCCCGGCGGCGTACCGCGGATGCGACTACCCGTACGTCTGCCTCTACCAGGGGGAGACGGAGACCGGTCGATACAAGGACGTCACCGCCGACTGGCAGGTGCTGCGCGACAGCCGTGGCGCCACCTACCTGGTGAACACCCGCAGGGACGACACCGTTCTGATGCACTTCACCAACGGCAGGGTCGTCTGCGTCCCACCCCTGGCCAACCCCGCTAGCCCCTTCATGTACGGAACCATCGACAAGATCCAGATCAGGAGCACGTCACGATGCTGAACCCCGCCTCCGCCAACGCCGCGTCACATACAGGGCCATTGCCCATACGGATACGTGCCACGTTCACCACCGTTCTCGTCTTCACCGCTGCCCTCATCGGCGGACTCATCCCCGGCGCGGCCTCCGCGGCCGCGGCTGCGCCTGCCTCACCCGCCCAGGTCGCCATGGGCAGGTGCGGACTCTACAACGGCAGCGATCTCATCAGCCGCGGTGACCGGGGCACGAAGGTGAAGGAAGCCCAGTGTCATCTGCACGCCTGGCGCTACCTTCCCGAGTCAACGGATGTCGACGGCGAGTTCGGGCCGAAGACAGAGCGCGCCGTCATGGCGTTCCAGCGGGACCGCAGGCTTGCCGTCGACGGAATCGTGGGACCGAGGACATGGGCGGCGCTGCGCAATGGATGAACGGAAGACCGGCAAGAGAACGTACGTAGCGGTGCTGGCCGCTGTGGCGATCGCCACCATCTCGGCGACCGGCTCCCCGGCAGCCGCCCTCGCGCCCGCCCCCGGCACCCTGAGCGCCGCCAACTGTGCCACCTTCCGTCCCTTCCTGTCCTCGGGGGACAGCGGGCCGTGCGTGGCTTTCCTCCAGCGCAGACTGAACGCGAAGGGTGCCGGGCACCTCACGGTGGACGCGGTGTTCGGCCCGGCCACCACCCGCGCGGTGAAGAGCTTCCAGAGGGCCTGCGGCTTTCGCAACCACGAGATCGACGGCTTGGTGGGCCCCAAAACCTGGGCTGGCCTGATCGACGGCTCCTGCGTCTGAACTCCCGCCAGCCGGCGCTGGCGGGTCGGCAGGGCGCCACCTGGTGAGCCGTGCTCCGGGGCACAGTCGAGCCGGTCCGGCGGCGGCGAAGGACACGAGAGGCCTGGGTTCTGCCGTCACATGTCACGCCCACATCAGGAGTGGCCGACGCGAGGGTGACGGCTGCTGCGTAGGACTCGGCGGTCTTGTCGTACCGGGTGGCGATGCCACGTCACTGTTTCAGCGGGTTGAAGCACCGTTCCACGACGTTGCGGCGCTTGTAGATCTCGCGGTCGAAGGCCGGCGGGCGGCCTCCGCGGCTGCCGGGCCGGGCCTCGTGGAGTCGACCGACACCAGCCAGTCGATGTCGCCCGCCGCGTCCGCTTTGGCCTGAGCGGCCCGCAGCATCCCGTCGAATGAAGACGGTCGGGGCCGGCGGGCCCGCCCGACCATCCGCCGGCCGTGGGGGACGATCCATCCGATCGGCGGGGTGCCCCCACCGCGGGGCCGACGCCTGTCGGCCGGCACTCGTCAGAACGGGAACGCCGCCTCGACGACGAAGCCGCCTGCGGCGGGCACGCGCGCCTGGAGGGTGCCGCCGAGGAGGTGAGCGCGTTCCCGGAGGCCGATGAGCCCGTGGCCCCCGCCTGGCAGGTCGAGCGGCCGGGCGGCGGGCTCGGGCGCCGTGTTGCTCACGAGGACCCTGATGGTCCGGGCGTCGATGCGGAGACGCACGTGGGCAGCGGCTCCGGGCGCGTGCTTGTGCACGTTGGTCAGGGCTTCCTGGACCGTGCGGTAGACGGCTCGCTCCACGGCTTCCGGCACGTCTTCCGCCGGCGGGCCGTCGGGCAGGTCCAGCGTGATCTTGAGACCGGTGGCCTGGGCCAGTTCAGGAATGTCGGCGAGGCGAGGTTGCGGCGCCGGCTCGCACGTGGCCCCTCCGGACGCGCGCAGCACACCGACCATGTGCTGGAGCTCGGCTATGGTCTGTGCCGACAGCTCGAGGATCACGCCTGCACTCCGGCGGGCGTCGACCTTGTGCGGCTCGCCGACTTGCAGCGCACCGGCCTGGAGGCTGATGAGACTGACCTTGTGTGCGACGACGTCGTGCATCTCTCGGGCGAGACGGGCCCGCTCGGTGGACAGCACTTGTTCGGCGAGCAGACGGTTCTCTCTGAGGCGGCTCGCGGTGACTTCCAGGAGCTGCTCGCGTCGTAGCCGGACCGATCGTCCGAGGACGACAGCGCCGCCCTGCAGGACGCAGGTGTCCAGCATCAGCAGCAGGCTTTCCTGATCAAGACGCAAGGCGGAGAGGTCCTCGAGCGGGTGCGGGATGAAGTGTGCGGCTGTGACCGCTGCCACCCCGATGCCGCTGAGGATCCACCGTCGGCGCCGCACGGCCAGGCAGTACAGCGCGATCAACGGCGCGAAGGCGATGCAACCGAGAGAGAGGCCAGGCAGTGTGGCCAGCAGTGCCACCTCGGGAGCACGCCACCGCAGGAGCAGCGCGGCGGCTCCGACGAGTGCGATCAGGAGTTCGTGACCACTGGCGGACCCGTTCACCAGCACCGCTTCCGCGCAGGCGAGGGTCACGGGGAGCGCAGCGCCGGCCAGGTGCCGAAGAGGTGAGGACCGCCGACAGGTGGGCCAGATGCGTAGCCCTCCGCAGGTTTTTGTCAGGTTCACAGTCTGGGTGCGCCGAACGTCTCGGCACTGTCGGCGACCAGGTGGGCGCGGTCCGCGAGCACGGCTGCCTGCACGCGGTTGAGACCTCCGAGCTTCGAGAGCAGGGAGC
It encodes:
- a CDS encoding peptidoglycan-binding domain-containing protein, producing the protein MLNPASANAASHTGPLPIRIRATFTTVLVFTAALIGGLIPGAASAAAAAPASPAQVAMGRCGLYNGSDLISRGDRGTKVKEAQCHLHAWRYLPESTDVDGEFGPKTERAVMAFQRDRRLAVDGIVGPRTWAALRNG
- a CDS encoding peptidoglycan-binding domain-containing protein, coding for MAIATISATGSPAAALAPAPGTLSAANCATFRPFLSSGDSGPCVAFLQRRLNAKGAGHLTVDAVFGPATTRAVKSFQRACGFRNHEIDGLVGPKTWAGLIDGSCV
- a CDS encoding sensor histidine kinase — encoded protein: MTLACAEAVLVNGSASGHELLIALVGAAALLLRWRAPEVALLATLPGLSLGCIAFAPLIALYCLAVRRRRWILSGIGVAAVTAAHFIPHPLEDLSALRLDQESLLLMLDTCVLQGGAVVLGRSVRLRREQLLEVTASRLRENRLLAEQVLSTERARLAREMHDVVAHKVSLISLQAGALQVGEPHKVDARRSAGVILELSAQTIAELQHMVGVLRASGGATCEPAPQPRLADIPELAQATGLKITLDLPDGPPAEDVPEAVERAVYRTVQEALTNVHKHAPGAAAHVRLRIDARTIRVLVSNTAPEPAARPLDLPGGGHGLIGLRERAHLLGGTLQARVPAAGGFVVEAAFPF